A stretch of Myceligenerans xiligouense DNA encodes these proteins:
- a CDS encoding helix-turn-helix transcriptional regulator, which translates to MTITAHSATISAHPSTLDLAESARPSHPTRPGTRSRSRSETVDSPIEDAVRQAVQAMTDDLGCDEGIASIAAANFYSKFHFTREFSRITGTTPRRYLAALRMQRAKELLLQSDLGVVDVSTTVGYMSVGTFSSRFSALVGVSPREWRRLRGLTAAAPDVHGPGRTVLRGRVQLLEGVAEAPADVFVAVYEDSVIQGLPVACTRATTGAVFELRGVPAGSWVVSVLLRFLTSDGVEALRDRCQVTVSDDPATRHLPLRLQPSTPCEFDPPVIFSGVGSLLIAGDHGRR; encoded by the coding sequence ATGACCATCACCGCCCACAGCGCAACCATCTCCGCCCACCCCAGCACGCTCGACCTCGCCGAATCCGCACGCCCGTCCCACCCGACACGCCCCGGTACGCGGTCCAGGTCGCGCTCCGAGACGGTCGACAGCCCCATCGAGGACGCCGTTCGGCAAGCCGTCCAGGCCATGACCGACGACCTCGGCTGCGACGAGGGCATCGCGAGCATCGCCGCCGCGAACTTCTACAGCAAGTTCCACTTCACCCGCGAGTTCAGCCGTATCACCGGGACGACGCCGCGGCGCTACCTCGCCGCCCTGCGCATGCAGCGAGCAAAGGAGCTCCTCCTGCAGTCCGACCTCGGCGTGGTGGATGTCAGCACGACGGTCGGCTACATGAGCGTGGGCACGTTCAGCTCCCGGTTCTCGGCGCTGGTGGGCGTCTCCCCCCGCGAATGGCGGAGGCTGCGCGGTCTGACCGCCGCCGCGCCCGACGTCCATGGGCCCGGGCGGACGGTCCTCCGTGGGCGCGTCCAGCTCCTGGAAGGTGTCGCGGAGGCGCCGGCGGACGTCTTCGTCGCCGTCTACGAGGACTCGGTGATCCAGGGCCTGCCGGTCGCCTGCACGCGGGCGACCACCGGTGCGGTGTTCGAGCTGCGGGGTGTTCCCGCCGGGTCATGGGTCGTCTCGGTACTGCTCCGGTTCCTCACCTCGGACGGCGTCGAGGCCCTGCGCGACCGGTGCCAGGTGACCGTCTCAGACGATCCCGCGACCAGGCACCTCCCCCTCCGCCTGCAGCCGTCGACGCCGTGCGAGTTCGACCCGCCCGTCATCTTCAGCGGCGTCGGCTCCCTCCTGATCGCCGGTGACCATGGCCGGCGCTGA
- a CDS encoding DUF1702 family protein yields the protein MAISRHSIIRLLAAPRPDHTGYRHLGFAAGPDPVRERLDRIPRSVVIGFEAACESADEAELARRLDVLDPELLGFGYEGATMAWTILDAVTGTDRTRRLLAGPGAPYLLLSYIGIGFAMRRLPRRLWRRVLPALDDGPFHPTLSWLAVDGYGFDLAYFARADHVTARRRPKPWPWLGHPGYFGRAVDQGIGRALWFVEGADVDRVAAAVGTFPADRRRDLWAGVGLASTYAGPRADAPYADLLTRAGEFAGHVGLGAVFAARARVAAGVVPDHTVAALDALTGLTAAAAAELADGCAVREDRDGVPAFELWRAALIDRLPGGR from the coding sequence ATGGCCATCTCCCGGCACAGCATCATCCGGCTGCTCGCGGCCCCCCGGCCCGACCACACCGGCTACCGCCACCTCGGCTTCGCCGCGGGGCCGGACCCGGTACGCGAGCGCCTGGACCGCATCCCGCGGAGCGTCGTCATCGGCTTCGAGGCCGCGTGCGAGTCGGCCGACGAGGCCGAGCTCGCGCGGCGGCTCGACGTGCTGGACCCGGAGCTCCTGGGGTTCGGCTACGAGGGCGCGACCATGGCCTGGACGATCCTCGACGCCGTGACGGGCACCGACCGCACCCGGCGACTTCTCGCCGGGCCCGGGGCTCCCTACCTGCTGCTCTCCTACATCGGCATCGGGTTCGCCATGCGCAGGCTCCCGCGCCGTCTATGGCGGCGGGTGCTGCCCGCGCTGGACGACGGGCCCTTCCACCCCACGCTGTCGTGGCTCGCCGTGGACGGGTACGGGTTCGACCTCGCCTACTTCGCGCGGGCGGACCACGTGACCGCCCGGCGCCGCCCGAAGCCCTGGCCGTGGCTCGGCCATCCGGGCTACTTCGGGCGTGCGGTCGACCAGGGGATCGGGCGAGCGCTGTGGTTCGTGGAGGGGGCCGACGTCGACCGCGTGGCCGCGGCGGTCGGAACGTTCCCCGCCGACCGCAGGAGGGACCTCTGGGCGGGCGTCGGCCTGGCGTCCACCTACGCGGGTCCCCGCGCCGACGCGCCGTACGCCGACCTCCTGACCAGGGCCGGGGAGTTCGCCGGCCACGTGGGGCTGGGCGCCGTCTTCGCGGCACGTGCCCGCGTGGCGGCCGGCGTCGTGCCGGACCACACGGTGGCGGCGCTGGACGCGCTGACCGGCCTCACGGCGGCCGCGGCGGCGGAACTCGCCGACGGGTGCGCGGTCCGGGAAGATCGGGACGGTGTCCCGGCCTTCGAGCTGTGGCGCGCTGCCCTCATCGATCGCCTGCCCGGCGGACGCTGA
- a CDS encoding flavin reductase family protein, giving the protein MDTGWTTGQALRKTMACFVTGVTVVTSDDGEPRGITVNSLTSVSLDPPQVLISIGTKSRMRATLLEAQSFTVSVLSASLIDAATRFASPVRPRGKEAFDGFSVAPGPHLGHPIFTECMTWLECRTEQAWESGDHTLFTARVIDCGFGRGVTPLLFCNGVLMPHEPVAVGTAGPPRSG; this is encoded by the coding sequence ATGGACACCGGGTGGACGACCGGCCAGGCGCTGCGCAAGACGATGGCGTGCTTCGTCACCGGTGTCACGGTGGTGACCTCGGACGACGGCGAACCACGCGGGATCACTGTCAACTCGCTCACCTCCGTATCGCTCGACCCGCCGCAGGTCCTCATCTCGATCGGCACGAAGAGCAGGATGCGCGCGACCCTCCTGGAGGCGCAGAGCTTCACGGTGTCCGTCCTCAGCGCATCGCTGATCGACGCCGCGACACGCTTCGCCTCGCCGGTCCGCCCTCGGGGGAAGGAGGCCTTCGACGGCTTCTCGGTGGCACCTGGACCCCATCTGGGACACCCGATCTTTACCGAATGCATGACATGGCTGGAGTGTCGAACCGAGCAGGCGTGGGAATCGGGGGATCACACGCTGTTCACCGCTCGGGTGATCGACTGCGGCTTCGGTCGCGGCGTGACGCCGTTGCTCTTCTGCAACGGGGTCCTCATGCCGCACGAACCGGTGGCGGTGGGTACGGCGGGCCCGCCGCGATCGGGCTGA
- a CDS encoding acyl-CoA thioesterase translates to MPNYYEHRHTVGFEETNLVGNVYYVNYLRWQGRCREMFLKEKAPSVLAEVRDDLKLFTLKVDCEFYSEITAFDELSIRMRLEDLTQTQVEFSFEYVRTTDGADETVARGRQRIACMRGDNRDTAPTRVPAELVTALRPYSGALTRHAVM, encoded by the coding sequence ATGCCCAACTACTACGAGCACCGTCACACCGTCGGTTTCGAGGAGACCAACCTCGTCGGCAACGTCTACTACGTGAACTACCTGCGCTGGCAAGGGCGATGCCGCGAGATGTTCCTGAAGGAGAAGGCGCCGTCGGTGCTGGCCGAGGTCCGGGACGACCTGAAGCTCTTCACGCTCAAGGTCGACTGCGAGTTCTACTCCGAGATCACGGCGTTCGACGAGCTGAGCATCCGGATGCGCCTGGAAGACCTCACCCAGACGCAGGTGGAGTTCAGCTTCGAGTACGTCCGCACGACGGACGGCGCCGACGAGACGGTGGCGCGGGGACGCCAGCGGATCGCCTGCATGCGCGGGGACAACCGGGACACGGCGCCGACTCGCGTCCCGGCGGAACTCGTCACCGCGCTCCGGCCGTACTCCGGTGCGCTGACCCGGCACGCGGTGATGTGA
- a CDS encoding thioesterase II family protein gives MSTIRQDTWFAMYPYAGGGVGAYAPLVPYLDGRHLHVPVLPGRDGRRDETALTEFGDLADDLFAQLEPELAARRAESLVLFGYSLGGMLAFEMARRIESAGTTPRALVVGGSAAPDRWKPRGIAHLDEETFVSRLRTLGIAPAELLDEPWVRQACMPAWRADSRVAESVPRRTATLRCPVHALAGHRDPLAGPADLASWEHTGGPGSSSGLVAGDHGTLVRNPVVLARTLRKAA, from the coding sequence ATGAGCACGATCCGCCAGGACACGTGGTTCGCCATGTACCCGTACGCGGGCGGTGGTGTCGGCGCGTACGCGCCGCTCGTGCCGTACCTCGACGGCCGGCATCTGCACGTGCCCGTGCTCCCCGGGCGGGACGGCCGCCGTGACGAAACCGCCCTGACCGAGTTCGGCGACCTGGCCGACGACCTCTTCGCCCAGCTCGAGCCGGAGCTCGCGGCGAGGCGTGCCGAGTCCCTGGTGCTGTTCGGGTACAGCCTGGGCGGGATGCTCGCCTTCGAGATGGCGCGCCGGATCGAGTCCGCCGGGACGACCCCCCGGGCTCTCGTCGTGGGCGGCTCCGCGGCCCCGGACCGCTGGAAGCCGCGAGGGATCGCCCACCTGGACGAGGAGACCTTCGTGAGCCGCCTGCGCACGCTGGGGATCGCCCCCGCCGAGCTGCTCGACGAACCGTGGGTCCGCCAGGCCTGCATGCCGGCCTGGCGAGCCGACTCGCGGGTCGCGGAGTCCGTGCCCCGCAGGACGGCCACCCTGAGGTGCCCCGTCCACGCGCTGGCCGGTCACCGCGACCCGCTCGCCGGCCCGGCCGACCTCGCCTCCTGGGAGCACACGGGGGGTCCGGGCTCGTCGAGCGGGCTCGTCGCGGGCGATCATGGAACGCTCGTCAGGAACCCTGTGGTGCTGGCGCGGACGCTCCGGAAGGCTGCCTGA
- a CDS encoding enediyne biosynthesis protein UnbU has product MSTIQDSRAAAPSPADGPAGSDPPSPAEPAASAPAGLTPDQRRRKALLRFAISITVLNLVGHLLLGFEQPPIVPILAVLVSYAAHLGLEAVDAWAHQRRPEYAGGPREVFYFLLPAHIAALACAMLLFTSTIWPYLFAVVAAAASKYVFRVRVRGRLRHFLNPSNLGISVVLLTMPLVGFTPPYMFLNNTDHTLDVLIPLGVLMAGTLLNGKLTRKMPLILGWVGGYVLQAVLRTVFFDDVLLATLGMMTGVPFVLYMNYMITDPGTSPVDPRRQVLFGVSVALVYGVLVVAQVSYAIFFALVLVCAIRGLLLFLGERGVPLPGLRQPSGASAPAPQGS; this is encoded by the coding sequence ATGAGCACGATCCAGGATTCCCGGGCGGCGGCACCGTCCCCCGCGGACGGTCCGGCGGGGTCCGACCCGCCGTCGCCCGCCGAGCCGGCGGCGAGCGCACCGGCCGGTCTCACCCCCGACCAGCGTCGTCGCAAGGCGCTGCTGCGGTTCGCCATCTCCATCACCGTGCTCAACCTGGTCGGTCATCTGCTGCTCGGCTTCGAGCAGCCGCCGATCGTCCCGATCCTGGCCGTCCTCGTCAGCTACGCCGCCCACCTGGGCCTGGAGGCCGTCGACGCGTGGGCGCACCAGCGCCGGCCGGAGTACGCCGGGGGGCCGCGCGAGGTCTTCTACTTCCTCCTCCCGGCGCACATCGCGGCCCTCGCCTGCGCGATGCTGCTGTTCACCAGCACCATCTGGCCCTACCTGTTCGCCGTGGTGGCGGCCGCGGCCTCCAAGTACGTGTTCCGGGTGCGGGTGCGAGGGCGGCTGCGGCACTTCCTCAACCCCTCGAACCTCGGCATCTCCGTGGTGCTGCTGACGATGCCGCTGGTCGGCTTCACCCCGCCGTACATGTTCCTGAACAACACCGACCACACGCTCGACGTGCTGATCCCGCTCGGCGTCCTCATGGCGGGGACGCTGCTGAACGGCAAGCTGACCCGCAAGATGCCGCTGATCCTCGGCTGGGTGGGCGGGTACGTCCTCCAGGCGGTGCTGAGGACGGTCTTCTTCGACGACGTGCTCCTGGCGACGCTCGGCATGATGACCGGGGTGCCGTTCGTGCTCTACATGAACTACATGATCACCGATCCGGGCACCTCGCCGGTCGACCCGCGCCGGCAGGTCCTCTTCGGAGTCTCCGTGGCGCTGGTCTACGGGGTGCTCGTCGTGGCGCAGGTGTCGTACGCGATCTTCTTCGCGCTCGTCCTGGTCTGCGCGATCCGGGGGCTGCTGCTGTTCCTCGGCGAGCGGGGGGTCCCGCTCCCCGGGCTCAGGCAGCCTTCCGGAGCGTCCGCGCCAGCACCACAGGGTTCCTGA